The Lemur catta isolate mLemCat1 chromosome X, mLemCat1.pri, whole genome shotgun sequence genome has a window encoding:
- the LOC123628190 gene encoding olfactory receptor 13H1-like codes for MDILVTDNGSEVTEFILVGLSNHPKYQIAFYCTIVVVYLITLVGNSLIIIVARVDGQLHTPMYFFLSNLSFLNICYSSNLVPFSLFNDLRDYPTISYNSCYAQMTIALFLGMTECLLLPVMAYDRFVAISSPLRYTIIMNNWVCIQLAMVPWASAFLLAVIPIIAIPPRFCGHNVINHFTCEVQALLKLVCSDTPCRLILGLVIGIFTLPLPFTFILISYTRIVVAVLRIHSSGARLKAFSTCGSHLTVVTIFCGSAIYMYLKPQSRESQDQGKIISAFYGVVTPMLNPLIYTLRNKDVKNALKKIIRKKES; via the coding sequence ATGGATATTCTCGTTACTGATAATGGCAGTGAAGTGACAGAGTTCATCCTGGTGGGTTTGTCCAATCATCCAAAATACCAGATTGCCTTTTATTGTACCATAGTAGTGGTCTACCTGATCACATTGGTGGGTAACAGTCTCATTATCATTGTGGCCAGAGTTGATGGGCAGCTTCACACTCCTATGTATTTTTTCCTAAGCAACCTGTCCTTCCTCAATATCTGCTACTCCAGCAATTTGGTGCCTTTTTCACTGTTCAATGACTTGAGAGACTACCCCACTATTTCCTATAATAGCTGTTATGCCCAGATGACCATTGCTCTATTTCTGGGAATGACAGAGTGTCTCCTCCTTCCTGTCATGGCTTATGATAGGTTTGTTGCAATCTCCAGTCCTCTGCGTTATACCATCATTATGAACAACTGGGTCTGTATACAGTTGGCCATGGTGCCCTGGGCCAGTGCCTTCCTTTTGGCAGTAATACCAATTATTGCAATTCCTCCCCGTTTTTGTGGACACAATGTCATCAACCATTTTACCTGTGAGGTGCAGGCCCTGTTGAAGCTAGTCTGCTCAGACACTCCATGCAGACTTATTCTGGGTTTGGTCATTGGCATATTCACACTGCCCCTGCCCTTCACCTTCATCCTCATCTCCTATACCCGCATTGTGGTTGCTGTACTTAGGATCCACTCTTCAGGGGCCAGGCTCAAAGCTTTCTCCACCTGTGGATCCCATCTGACTGTGGTTACCATATTTTGTGGGTCAGCCATCTACATGTACTTGAAACCTCAGTCAAGGGAATCCCAGGACCAGGGTAAAATCATCTCTGCATTTTATGGGGTTGTGACCCCTATGTTGAACCCCCTTATTTACACCTTGAGGAACAAGGATGtgaaaaatgctctaaaaaaaataattaggaagaaaGAGTCCTAA